From the genome of Pseudomonas yamanorum, one region includes:
- a CDS encoding NAD(P)/FAD-dependent oxidoreductase: MANTPYPQSYYAASANAVPPRPELQGEVETDVCVIGAGYTGLSSALFLLENGFRVTVLEAAKVGFGASGRNGGQIVNSYSRDIDVIERSVGPKQAQLLGAMAFEGGKIIRERVSKYQIQCDLKDGGVFAALNSKHMGHLESQKRLWERYGHTQLELLDERRIREVVACDNYVGGLLDMSGGHIHPLNLALGEAVAVESLGGTIYEQSAAIRIERGANPVVHTAHGKVRAKFIIVAGNAYLGNLVPELAAKSMPCGTQVITTAPLGDELAKTLLPQDYCVEDCNYLLDYYRLTSDKRLIFGGGVVYGARDPANIEAIIRPKMLKAFPQLKDVKIDYAWTGNFLLTLSRLPQVGRLGDNIYYSQGCSGHGVTYTHLAGKVLAEALRGQAERFDAFADLPHYPFPGGQLLRTPFAALGAWYYGLRDKLGF; this comes from the coding sequence ATGGCGAACACCCCCTACCCCCAGTCGTATTACGCCGCGTCTGCGAATGCGGTACCTCCTCGCCCTGAGCTGCAAGGTGAAGTCGAAACCGATGTGTGCGTGATTGGTGCCGGCTATACCGGGCTTTCCAGCGCGCTGTTCCTGCTGGAGAACGGTTTTCGCGTAACAGTGCTGGAAGCCGCCAAGGTGGGGTTTGGCGCGTCGGGTCGCAACGGCGGGCAAATCGTCAACAGTTACAGCCGTGATATCGATGTGATCGAGCGCAGCGTCGGCCCCAAGCAGGCGCAGTTGCTGGGCGCGATGGCGTTTGAAGGCGGCAAAATCATTCGGGAGCGTGTGTCCAAGTATCAGATCCAGTGCGACTTGAAGGACGGCGGTGTGTTTGCCGCCCTGAATAGCAAGCACATGGGCCACCTGGAGTCGCAGAAGCGCCTGTGGGAGCGCTATGGGCACACTCAGCTGGAGTTGCTGGACGAGCGCCGCATTCGCGAAGTGGTCGCCTGTGACAACTATGTAGGCGGCCTGCTGGACATGAGCGGCGGGCACATTCACCCGCTGAACCTGGCGCTGGGCGAAGCGGTGGCGGTGGAATCACTCGGCGGCACGATCTACGAGCAGTCGGCGGCGATTCGCATTGAACGTGGCGCCAATCCGGTGGTGCATACAGCCCACGGCAAGGTCAGGGCCAAGTTCATTATCGTCGCGGGCAATGCGTATCTCGGGAACCTGGTGCCGGAGCTGGCAGCCAAGTCGATGCCGTGCGGTACGCAGGTCATCACGACTGCGCCACTGGGTGACGAGCTGGCGAAGACGCTGTTACCGCAGGATTACTGCGTCGAGGACTGCAACTATTTGCTGGATTACTACCGACTCACCAGCGACAAGCGCCTGATCTTCGGCGGCGGCGTGGTGTATGGCGCGCGGGACCCGGCGAATATCGAAGCGATCATCCGGCCGAAGATGCTCAAAGCATTCCCGCAGCTCAAGGACGTGAAGATCGACTACGCCTGGACCGGCAATTTCCTACTGACCCTGTCGCGTCTGCCGCAGGTCGGCCGCCTGGGGGACAACATCTATTATTCCCAGGGCTGCAGCGGCCATGGCGTGACGTACACCCACTTGGCAGGCAAGGTACTGGCGGAAGCACTGAGAGGCCAGGCTGAGCGTTTTGATGCGTTTGCCGACCTGCCGCACTACCCTTTCCCGGGCGGGCAACTGTTGCGCACGCCGTTTGCGGCGTTGGGGGCCTGGTATTACGGGCTGCGGGACAAGCTGGGGTTCTGA
- a CDS encoding SDR family oxidoreductase, with amino-acid sequence MEAAGASNGRVALVTGAARGIGLGIAAWLISEGWQVVLTDLDRERGSKVSKVLGDNAWFITMDVADERQVAQGVAEVLGQFGRLDALVCNAAVADPRNITLESLDLAYWNRVMAVNLSGPMLLAKHCAPYLRAHGGAIVNLASTRARQSEPDTEAYAASKGGLLALTHALAMSLGPEVRVNAVSPGWIDARDPAARRAEPLTDADHAQHPAGRVGTVEDVAAMVAWLLSRNAGFVTGQEFVVDGGMSKKMIYSE; translated from the coding sequence ATGGAAGCTGCGGGCGCCAGTAACGGGCGCGTCGCATTGGTGACCGGCGCGGCGCGGGGCATCGGCCTGGGCATTGCCGCCTGGCTGATCAGCGAAGGCTGGCAGGTGGTGCTCACGGATCTTGATCGTGAGCGCGGTTCCAAGGTGTCCAAGGTGCTGGGCGACAATGCCTGGTTTATCACCATGGATGTCGCGGATGAGCGGCAGGTTGCCCAGGGCGTGGCCGAGGTGCTTGGCCAGTTCGGGCGCCTGGATGCATTGGTGTGCAATGCGGCGGTGGCCGATCCGCGCAATATCACCCTGGAAAGTCTCGACCTGGCTTACTGGAACCGCGTAATGGCGGTGAACCTCAGTGGGCCGATGCTGCTGGCCAAGCACTGTGCGCCTTACCTGCGAGCCCACGGTGGTGCCATCGTTAACCTGGCGTCGACCCGGGCCCGCCAGTCGGAGCCGGATACGGAGGCTTACGCAGCGAGCAAGGGCGGTTTGCTGGCCCTGACTCACGCGCTGGCCATGAGCCTTGGGCCGGAAGTGCGGGTCAATGCCGTCAGCCCGGGCTGGATCGATGCCCGTGATCCGGCTGCACGCCGTGCCGAGCCGCTGACGGATGCCGATCACGCCCAGCACCCGGCGGGCAGGGTAGGCACGGTGGAAGACGTGGCGGCGATGGTGGCGTGGTTGCTGTCGCGCAATGCCGGGTTTGTGACTGGCCAGGAGTTCGTGGTTGATGGTGGCATGAGCAAGAAGATGATTTACAGCGAGTAG
- a CDS encoding O-succinylhomoserine sulfhydrylase, which produces MSQEWDAGRLDSDLDGVAFDTLAVRAGQHRTPEGEHGDPMFFTSSYVFRTAADAAARFAGEVPGNVYSRYTNPTVRAFEERIAALEGAEQAVATATGMAAILAVVMSLCSAGDHVLVSRSVFGSTISLFEKYFKRFGIEVDYVPLADLSGWDAAIKANTKLLFVESPSNPLAELVDIAALSEVAHAKGAMLIVDNCFCTPALQQPLKLGADIVVHSATKFIDGQGRCMGGVVAGRSEQMKEVVGFLRTAGPTLSPFNAWIFLKGLETLSLRMKAHCANAQALAEWLEQQDGIEKVHYAGLKSHPQHALAQRQQRGFGAVVSFEVKGGKEGAWRFIDATRLISITANLGDSKTTITHPSTTSHGRLAPQEREAAGIRDSLIRIAVGLEDVADLQADLARGLAAL; this is translated from the coding sequence ATGAGTCAGGAATGGGATGCCGGTCGTTTGGACAGCGACCTTGATGGCGTAGCTTTCGATACCCTGGCTGTGCGCGCCGGCCAGCACCGCACCCCGGAAGGTGAGCACGGTGACCCGATGTTCTTTACCTCCAGCTATGTGTTCCGCACAGCCGCCGACGCGGCTGCGCGTTTTGCCGGTGAAGTGCCGGGGAACGTGTATTCGCGCTACACCAACCCGACCGTGCGTGCGTTCGAAGAGCGTATCGCCGCGCTGGAAGGCGCCGAGCAAGCTGTCGCCACTGCCACGGGCATGGCCGCGATTCTCGCGGTGGTCATGAGCCTGTGCAGCGCCGGCGACCATGTCCTGGTATCGCGCAGTGTGTTTGGTTCCACCATCAGCCTGTTCGAAAAGTACTTCAAGCGCTTTGGCATTGAAGTCGACTACGTGCCACTGGCGGACCTGTCCGGTTGGGACGCGGCCATCAAGGCCAACACCAAATTGCTGTTTGTGGAGTCACCGTCCAATCCGTTGGCCGAACTGGTAGACATCGCCGCATTGTCCGAAGTGGCTCACGCCAAGGGTGCGATGTTGATCGTCGACAACTGCTTCTGCACCCCGGCGCTGCAACAGCCGCTGAAGCTGGGCGCGGACATCGTCGTGCATTCTGCCACCAAGTTCATCGACGGCCAGGGTCGTTGCATGGGCGGTGTGGTTGCCGGTCGCAGCGAGCAGATGAAGGAAGTGGTGGGCTTCTTGCGCACTGCCGGCCCGACCCTGAGCCCGTTCAATGCCTGGATCTTCCTCAAAGGCCTGGAAACCCTGAGCCTGCGGATGAAGGCCCATTGCGCCAACGCCCAGGCCCTGGCCGAGTGGCTGGAGCAGCAGGATGGCATCGAGAAAGTCCACTACGCCGGCCTCAAGAGCCACCCGCAACACGCGTTGGCCCAGCGTCAGCAGCGTGGTTTTGGCGCGGTGGTGAGTTTCGAGGTCAAGGGCGGCAAAGAGGGCGCCTGGCGCTTTATCGATGCAACCCGCCTGATTTCCATCACCGCCAACCTGGGTGACAGCAAGACCACCATCACGCATCCAAGCACTACCTCCCACGGCCGCCTGGCGCCGCAGGAGCGTGAAGCGGCCGGTATCCGCGACAGCCTGATCCGCATTGCCGTCGGCCTGGAAGACGTTGCTGACTTGCAGGCCGATCTGGCCCGTGGGTTGGCTGCCCTGTGA
- the purF gene encoding amidophosphoribosyltransferase: MCGIVGIVGKSNVNQALYDALTVLQHRGQDAAGIVTSHDGRLFLRKDNGLVRDVFHQRHMQRLVGHMGIGHVRYPTAGSSTSAEAQPFYVNSPYGITLAHNGNLTNVEQLAKEIYESDLRHVNTNSDSEVLLNVFAHELAQRGKLQPTEEDVFAAVTDVHNRCVGGYAVVAMVTGYGIVGFRDPHGIRPIVFGQRHTDEGVEYMIASESVSLDVLGFTLIRDLAPGEAVYITEDGKLHTRQCALNPKLTPCIFEHVYLARPDSIIDGVSVYKARLRMGEKLADKILRERPDHDIDVVIPIPDTSRTAALELANHLGVKFREGFVKNRYIGRTFIMPGQAARKKSVRQKLNAIELEFRGKNVMLVDDSIVRGTTCKQIIQMAREAGAKNVYFCSAAPAVRYPNVYGIDMPSAHELIAHNRSTQDVADLIGADWLIYQDLPDLIEAVGGGKIKIDEFDCAVFDGKYVTGDVDEAYLNKIEQARNDSSKIKTQAVSAIIDLYNN, translated from the coding sequence ATGTGTGGCATCGTCGGTATCGTCGGTAAGTCGAACGTGAATCAGGCGCTGTATGACGCGCTAACCGTCCTCCAGCACCGCGGCCAGGATGCTGCCGGTATTGTGACCAGCCACGACGGCCGGTTATTTCTGCGCAAGGACAATGGTCTGGTGCGCGACGTGTTCCATCAGCGCCACATGCAGCGCCTGGTCGGGCACATGGGCATTGGCCACGTGCGCTACCCGACAGCGGGCAGCTCGACCTCGGCCGAAGCCCAGCCGTTCTACGTCAACTCGCCGTATGGCATCACCCTGGCGCACAACGGTAACCTGACCAACGTTGAACAGCTGGCCAAGGAGATTTACGAATCTGACCTGCGCCACGTCAACACCAACTCGGACTCCGAAGTCCTGCTGAACGTGTTCGCCCACGAGCTGGCCCAGCGTGGCAAGCTGCAGCCGACCGAAGAAGACGTGTTCGCTGCCGTGACTGACGTGCACAACCGTTGCGTCGGTGGTTATGCTGTCGTAGCGATGGTGACCGGCTACGGCATCGTCGGTTTCCGCGACCCCCACGGCATCCGCCCGATCGTGTTCGGCCAGCGTCACACCGACGAAGGCGTCGAGTACATGATCGCTTCCGAGAGCGTGTCCCTGGACGTGCTGGGCTTCACCCTGATCCGCGACCTGGCGCCAGGCGAAGCGGTCTACATCACTGAAGACGGCAAGTTGCACACCCGTCAGTGCGCACTGAACCCGAAACTCACCCCGTGCATCTTCGAACACGTCTACCTGGCGCGTCCGGATTCGATCATCGACGGTGTTTCGGTGTACAAGGCGCGTCTGCGCATGGGCGAGAAGCTGGCGGACAAGATCCTGCGCGAGCGTCCTGACCATGACATCGACGTGGTTATCCCGATTCCGGACACCAGCCGCACCGCAGCGCTGGAGCTGGCGAACCACTTGGGCGTGAAATTCCGCGAAGGCTTCGTCAAGAACCGCTACATCGGCCGTACCTTCATCATGCCCGGCCAGGCCGCTCGCAAGAAGTCGGTACGCCAGAAGCTCAACGCGATCGAGCTGGAATTCCGCGGCAAGAACGTGATGCTGGTGGATGACTCTATCGTGCGCGGCACCACCTGCAAGCAGATCATCCAGATGGCCCGCGAAGCCGGGGCGAAGAACGTTTATTTCTGTTCCGCCGCGCCTGCCGTGCGTTACCCGAACGTGTACGGCATCGACATGCCGAGCGCCCACGAACTGATCGCCCACAACCGTTCGACCCAGGACGTTGCGGACCTGATCGGCGCCGACTGGCTGATCTACCAGGACCTGCCGGACCTGATCGAGGCCGTCGGTGGTGGCAAGATCAAGATCGATGAGTTCGATTGCGCAGTGTTCGACGGCAAGTACGTCACCGGGGATGTCGACGAGGCCTACCTGAACAAGATCGAGCAGGCGCGTAACGATTCCTCGAAGATCAAGACCCAGGCGGTCAGCGCGATCATCGACCTGTACAACAACTGA
- a CDS encoding CvpA family protein: MPFTWVDWAIVAIVAISALISLSRGFVKEALSLLTWIIAGVVAWMFGGSLSVYLAGYIETPSARVIAGCAIMFIATLLVGAMVNYLIGELIRVTGLSGTDRFLGMAFGAARGGLLVVVAVGLLSLGPVQQDSWWQESVLVPKFLLVADWSKNLILGWSSQWLASGISVPADLPFKEHLLPAKTPQ, from the coding sequence GTGCCATTTACCTGGGTTGATTGGGCGATCGTTGCAATCGTCGCCATCTCCGCTTTGATCAGTCTGAGCCGCGGCTTCGTTAAAGAAGCATTGTCGCTGCTGACATGGATCATCGCAGGAGTTGTAGCCTGGATGTTCGGCGGTTCATTGTCCGTCTACCTGGCCGGATACATCGAAACACCTTCGGCTCGCGTCATCGCGGGCTGCGCCATCATGTTCATCGCCACGTTGTTGGTGGGGGCAATGGTCAATTATCTTATCGGCGAATTGATACGCGTCACCGGCCTTTCCGGGACCGATCGATTTCTCGGCATGGCTTTCGGCGCCGCGCGTGGCGGCTTGCTGGTGGTCGTGGCGGTCGGGCTGTTGAGCCTGGGGCCGGTACAGCAGGATTCGTGGTGGCAGGAGTCTGTACTCGTGCCAAAATTTCTATTGGTTGCAGATTGGTCCAAAAACCTCATTTTGGGGTGGAGCAGTCAGTGGCTGGCCAGCGGGATCAGCGTACCCGCTGATCTTCCGTTCAAGGAACACCTCTTGCCGGCCAAAACGCCTCAGTAA
- a CDS encoding SPOR domain-containing protein: MALLDSAYKQRMVGALVLVALAVIFLPMLFSRQDEQRQVTVEAPAAPQAPAVPQVQVEPVVVPEPQALPEEEPVPTDDEVAAQQAPSMPIQPSVPVVKPAPAAPAAPAAPAVAAKPAAPAPAPKPVAPQPAAPGKPDVGQSRIDPNGLPISWSIQLASLANRESAEALQKTLRSQGYNAYIRSADGKNRVFVGPLIERAEADRLRDSLDRQQKLKGFVVRFQPEKG, from the coding sequence ATGGCATTACTGGATAGCGCATACAAGCAGCGAATGGTTGGAGCCCTGGTTCTGGTGGCATTGGCGGTGATTTTTCTGCCGATGCTGTTTTCCCGTCAGGACGAGCAACGCCAGGTGACCGTCGAGGCCCCGGCTGCGCCCCAGGCGCCCGCGGTACCTCAGGTTCAGGTCGAGCCGGTGGTGGTTCCCGAGCCGCAAGCGCTGCCGGAAGAAGAGCCGGTGCCGACCGATGACGAAGTGGCTGCACAGCAAGCGCCGTCGATGCCGATTCAGCCGAGCGTACCGGTGGTGAAGCCTGCGCCTGCTGCGCCTGCTGCGCCTGCTGCTCCGGCAGTCGCGGCCAAGCCTGCGGCCCCGGCGCCAGCACCAAAACCTGTGGCGCCACAACCGGCTGCACCGGGCAAGCCGGACGTCGGTCAAAGCCGCATTGATCCGAATGGCTTGCCGATCAGTTGGTCGATCCAGTTGGCCAGCCTGGCCAATCGCGAAAGCGCCGAAGCCTTGCAGAAAACCCTGCGCAGCCAGGGTTACAACGCCTATATCCGCAGTGCCGACGGCAAGAACCGGGTATTTGTCGGGCCGCTGATCGAGCGCGCCGAGGCGGATCGCCTGCGTGACTCGCTGGATCGCCAGCAAAAGCTCAAGGGTTTTGTGGTTCGCTTCCAGCCCGAAAAAGGCTAA
- the folC gene encoding bifunctional tetrahydrofolate synthase/dihydrofolate synthase, with product MTQRTLGEWLAYLEQLHPSAIDMGLERSQQVAARLGLGRPAPRVITVTGTNGKGSTCAFVAALLQAQGLKVGVYNSPHLLRYNERVQLNGVEATDEQLCEAFAALDTGRGEISLTYFEMGTLAAFWLFERAQLDVVVLEVGLGGRLDTVNVVDADLALITSIGVDHADYLGNTRESVAYEKAGIFRQGKPALCGDLDPPHTLLDKVRELDCPFFLRGRDFNLEVGDRFWQWRGVDARGQTVELHDLPLLNLPMENAALALQAYLLLDLPWHAEQIAATLQATRVVGRLDRRSFDWKGKRLNLLLDVGHNPHAAEYLAKRLALTPPAGRRLAVFGLLSDKDLDGVVAPLLGDVQAWAVAPLDTSRSRPAVELQAALQNLGASVTSHASVTAALEAQCAVATSEDEILLFGSFYCVAEALEWLARRSTEEAAHGITG from the coding sequence ATGACCCAACGTACCCTGGGCGAATGGCTCGCCTACCTTGAGCAGTTGCATCCGTCAGCCATCGACATGGGCCTGGAGCGCTCGCAACAGGTAGCGGCCCGCCTCGGGTTGGGCCGGCCGGCGCCGCGCGTGATCACGGTGACCGGCACCAACGGCAAGGGCTCTACCTGCGCCTTTGTCGCGGCCTTGCTGCAAGCTCAGGGCCTGAAGGTCGGCGTGTACAACTCGCCGCACCTGCTGCGCTATAACGAGCGGGTGCAACTCAATGGTGTCGAAGCCACTGACGAGCAACTCTGCGAAGCCTTCGCCGCACTCGATACCGGGCGTGGCGAGATTTCCCTGACTTATTTCGAGATGGGCACCCTGGCGGCGTTCTGGCTGTTCGAGCGTGCGCAACTCGATGTGGTGGTGCTGGAAGTCGGCCTGGGCGGGCGTCTGGACACGGTCAACGTGGTAGATGCCGACCTGGCGCTGATCACCAGTATCGGTGTCGACCATGCGGACTATCTGGGTAACACCCGTGAGTCCGTGGCCTATGAAAAGGCCGGGATTTTCCGCCAGGGCAAGCCTGCACTGTGCGGCGACCTGGATCCGCCGCATACCTTGTTGGATAAGGTGCGCGAGCTGGATTGCCCATTCTTCCTGCGTGGGCGTGATTTCAATCTCGAGGTTGGCGACCGGTTCTGGCAGTGGCGCGGAGTTGATGCGCGCGGCCAAACCGTTGAATTGCACGACCTGCCGCTGCTGAACCTGCCAATGGAAAACGCCGCGCTCGCACTGCAAGCCTATTTGTTGCTGGATCTGCCCTGGCATGCCGAGCAGATTGCCGCTACGTTGCAGGCGACTCGCGTGGTGGGGCGCCTTGATCGACGCAGCTTCGACTGGAAGGGCAAGCGCCTGAACCTGCTGCTGGATGTGGGGCATAACCCTCACGCTGCTGAATACCTGGCCAAGCGCTTGGCACTTACGCCGCCCGCCGGTCGCCGCCTCGCGGTGTTCGGGTTGCTGTCCGACAAGGACCTGGACGGTGTGGTTGCACCCTTGTTGGGCGACGTCCAGGCCTGGGCGGTTGCGCCGCTGGACACATCCCGCAGTCGTCCTGCCGTCGAGTTGCAGGCCGCGTTGCAGAACCTTGGCGCGTCGGTGACGTCCCATGCAAGCGTGACGGCCGCCCTGGAAGCCCAGTGCGCGGTTGCGACGTCTGAGGATGAGATTCTGTTGTTCGGATCATTTTATTGTGTTGCCGAGGCACTCGAGTGGTTGGCCCGGCGCTCCACGGAGGAAGCTGCACATGGCATTACTGGATAG
- the accD gene encoding acetyl-CoA carboxylase, carboxyltransferase subunit beta, producing MSNWLVDKLIPSIMRSEVKKSSVPEGLWHKCPSCDAVLYRPELEKTLDVCPKCNHHMRIGARARIDIFLDADGRSELGADLEPVDRLKFRDGKKYKDRLTAAQKQTGEKDALISVSGKLLGMPVVVSAFEFSFMGGSMGAIVGERFVRAANYALENRCPMICFAASGGARMQEALISLMQMAKTSAVLARLREEGIPFISVLTDPVYGGVSASLAMLGDVIVGEPKALIGFAGPRVIEQTVREKLPEGFQRSEFLLEHGAIDLIIPRGELRPRLGSLLAQMMGLPTPVYVAPKIEPIVVPPVPANI from the coding sequence ATGAGCAACTGGTTAGTAGACAAACTGATCCCCTCGATCATGCGTTCCGAGGTGAAGAAAAGCTCGGTTCCTGAAGGTCTTTGGCACAAGTGCCCATCCTGCGACGCGGTGTTGTACCGCCCGGAGCTGGAAAAGACCCTGGACGTTTGCCCCAAGTGCAACCACCACATGCGTATCGGCGCCCGCGCCCGCATTGATATCTTCCTCGACGCTGATGGTCGCTCCGAACTGGGCGCTGACCTGGAGCCGGTTGACCGTCTGAAATTCCGCGACGGCAAGAAGTACAAGGACCGCCTGACCGCTGCGCAGAAGCAGACCGGTGAGAAGGACGCGCTGATTTCCGTCAGCGGCAAGCTGCTGGGCATGCCAGTAGTGGTTTCCGCCTTCGAATTCTCCTTCATGGGCGGTTCCATGGGCGCCATCGTTGGCGAGCGTTTTGTACGTGCCGCCAACTACGCCCTGGAAAACCGTTGCCCGATGATCTGCTTCGCGGCGTCCGGCGGCGCGCGGATGCAGGAAGCGCTGATTTCCCTGATGCAAATGGCCAAGACCTCCGCGGTACTGGCGCGTCTGCGCGAAGAGGGTATTCCGTTCATCTCCGTGCTGACCGACCCGGTCTACGGCGGCGTTTCCGCCAGCCTGGCGATGTTGGGTGACGTTATCGTCGGCGAGCCTAAGGCCCTGATCGGTTTCGCCGGCCCGCGTGTTATCGAGCAAACCGTTCGTGAAAAACTGCCGGAAGGTTTCCAGCGCAGCGAGTTCCTGCTGGAACACGGCGCGATCGATCTGATCATTCCCCGCGGCGAACTGCGCCCACGCCTGGGTAGCCTGCTGGCCCAGATGATGGGCCTGCCGACACCTGTGTACGTCGCGCCTAAAATTGAGCCAATCGTCGTGCCACCGGTGCCTGCAAACATATGA
- a CDS encoding phosphoribosylanthranilate isomerase, protein MSAVRSKICGITRIEDALAAVEAGADAIGFVFYAKSPRAVNVLQARAIIAALPPFVTTVGLFVNASRCELNETLDAVQLDMLQFHGDESPDECESYQRPYIKALRVKAGDDIAVACAAYTGARGILLDTYVEGVPGGTGEAFDWSLIPEGLSKPIILAGGLNPGNVASAIQQVRPYAVDVSGGVEQARGIKDHAKIRAFMQAVRDSSGTM, encoded by the coding sequence ATGTCTGCCGTTCGCAGCAAGATTTGCGGGATTACCCGCATAGAAGACGCGTTGGCGGCGGTCGAGGCGGGGGCCGATGCCATCGGTTTCGTGTTTTACGCCAAAAGTCCGCGGGCGGTGAATGTGTTGCAGGCGCGGGCGATCATTGCCGCTCTACCGCCGTTCGTGACTACCGTGGGGTTGTTCGTCAACGCCAGCCGTTGCGAACTCAATGAAACCCTAGATGCCGTACAACTGGACATGCTGCAGTTTCATGGCGATGAAAGCCCTGACGAGTGCGAAAGCTACCAGCGTCCGTATATCAAGGCGTTGCGGGTCAAGGCCGGCGACGATATCGCGGTGGCATGCGCAGCCTATACCGGGGCGCGCGGGATTCTTCTCGACACCTATGTCGAAGGTGTTCCCGGTGGCACCGGCGAGGCTTTTGATTGGTCGTTGATTCCTGAAGGCCTGAGCAAGCCGATCATCCTGGCGGGCGGCCTGAATCCGGGCAACGTGGCCAGCGCCATCCAGCAGGTGCGGCCTTACGCCGTGGACGTCAGCGGTGGGGTAGAGCAGGCCAGGGGCATCAAGGATCACGCAAAGATTCGCGCATTCATGCAGGCCGTGCGCGACAGCAGTGGGACGATGTGA
- the truA gene encoding tRNA pseudouridine(38-40) synthase TruA → MAAAGFFRIALGVEYKGSRYRGWQRQASGVPTVQETLEKALSKVADSPVSLMCAGRTDAGVHACGQVVHFDTQAERSMKAWVMGANINLPHDVSVSWAKVMPADFHARFKAIARRYRYVIYNDQIRPAHLNEEITWNHRPLDAERMAEAAQHLVGIHDFSAFRAGQCQAKSPIKEVHHLRVTRHGKMIVLDIRAGAFLHHMVRNIAGVLMTIGTGERPVEWAKEVLESRIRRTGGVTAHPFGLYLVDVEYRDEFELPQRFIGPHFLTGFSELGG, encoded by the coding sequence ATGGCGGCCGCAGGCTTTTTCAGAATCGCCCTGGGCGTGGAATACAAAGGCTCACGCTATCGCGGCTGGCAGCGCCAGGCCTCCGGCGTGCCGACGGTGCAGGAAACCCTGGAGAAGGCCCTGTCGAAGGTCGCCGACTCACCGGTGTCGCTGATGTGCGCCGGGCGTACCGACGCCGGCGTGCATGCCTGCGGGCAAGTGGTGCACTTCGATACCCAGGCCGAGCGCTCGATGAAGGCGTGGGTGATGGGCGCCAATATCAACTTGCCCCACGACGTCAGCGTCAGTTGGGCCAAGGTGATGCCGGCGGATTTTCATGCGCGCTTCAAGGCTATCGCTCGGCGTTACCGCTACGTGATCTACAACGATCAGATCCGCCCGGCCCATCTCAACGAAGAAATCACCTGGAACCACCGCCCGCTGGATGCCGAGCGCATGGCGGAGGCCGCCCAGCATCTGGTGGGTATCCATGATTTCAGCGCGTTTCGTGCCGGCCAGTGCCAGGCCAAGTCGCCGATCAAGGAAGTCCATCACCTGCGGGTGACGCGCCACGGCAAGATGATCGTGCTGGATATTCGCGCCGGCGCCTTCCTGCACCACATGGTGCGTAACATCGCCGGGGTGCTGATGACCATCGGTACCGGCGAGCGTCCGGTGGAGTGGGCCAAGGAAGTGCTGGAAAGCCGGATTCGTCGCACCGGTGGCGTCACGGCGCATCCGTTCGGCCTGTACCTGGTGGATGTGGAGTACCGCGACGAGTTCGAATTGCCCCAGCGGTTCATCGGGCCACACTTCCTCACAGGTTTCAGCGAACTTGGCGGCTGA